The following DNA comes from Deltaproteobacteria bacterium.
CCCGGCGCGGCCCACCTGCTCCTCCTGCTCCATGGCCTCGAGCAGGGCAGCATCGCGTGGCAGGACGGCCACGAAGCGGCCGCCGCCGGCGAGGCGCCCGATGACGGTCCCCTGCTGCGGCGCTCCGTCACGCCCGTGCATGATCGTGTAGGCCTCGACGGTGCCCCGTCCCGTTGCCTCCACCACGACCTCGGGATGCGGCAGCGCGTCGACCCATGCCTGGAGCGCCGGTCCGCCCGCACGCTGCCAGCCGCGTGGCGACGGGGTGCCACCGTAGATGCCGAGCGCGTGCTTGGTCAGGTGCCAGCCGTTGGCGTGCACCAGACCGAACGCGTCGCGCGCCGCGCGCAGCCGCTCGACGAGGGCAACGATGGCGTGCGTCGTGTAGTTGTTGCCCGGGCCGCCGAACCAGGGCAGGCCGCCCGTCACCGTGAGCGGGCGCGGGTCGTCGAACGGGATGCCGAGCATGGCCGCGGTGAGACGCGGCGCGATCGGGAAGCAGCTGTAGAGGTCCAGATGCGCCACCCGCTCGATCGTGAGCCCCACCGACTCCAGGAGTGCCGCCCCGGCGCGCCGCACGCCGGGCAGGCTGTGGTAGTCGACGCGGTCGAGGAGGTACCAGTGCTCGATCACGTCGACGCCGGCCCAGGGATAGACCCAGCGGTCCTCGGCGACCCCGAGGCGGCGGGCGGCGTCGTCGGCAGCGAGCACGACGGCAGCCCCCTGGTTGACGTCGAGGATCGCGTTCATGAACTTCGGGTACGGAAAGCCGATCATGCGGTTCTCGGGCGTCACGGTGCCGAGCTCGCCGGCGCTCTTGCTGTCGCGGAACCAGGCGTACGGATTGCGCGCGGCGAGCGCGGCCGAGCGGGCGGCGAAGTCGGCGAGCTCGCGCCGATGGGCGGCGAGGCCGAGGCCGCGCGCGGCGCGAAACGCGTTCTCGAACAGCGGGTAGGTCGTGATCGGCTGCGCCGCCCCGTGACGGATCTCGAGCTCGCTCGAGCCGGGCCGTCCGTCGCCCCAGCGCGGCGCGTCCTCGGGACGCGGCGGGGTCCAGGGGATGCGCCGTCCGGCGCGCCCGAGGGCGCGGGCCGTGTGCCACGCCTCGGCACCCGCGATCAGCGCCACCGCGATGCGGCCGGCGGCGATCTCGTCCGCGAGGTGGTTGACGAGCGCCTGCGGCGTGTTGCCCCCGAGCGTCGTGTTGAGGCGCCGCGCGCCGGGGCAGCCGAGCCGCTCGGCGAGGAGCCCCGCGGCATCGCCGTAGTCGTGGCAGACGACGGTCGGGACGGCCACCGTGTCGACGGCGGCGAGGAGCCGCGCGCCGCCGCCCGCGTCCTCGGCGGCGCGCTGCGCCGCCTCCTCCATCAGGAGGAGCGGCTCTCTGCCCGCGGTCGGATCCTCGGGGCGGTCGATCGTCTGTCCACCGCCGACCAGGACGGGCAGGACGCGCCGGCTCTCGGCTGGCATGGGCATTTCTCGCGTGCTACGCGTAGCGCTCTCCCATGGGCCCGCGAACGCTGTCAAGGTGAGATGTCCGCGCGGACGCTCCGCACGCCGATCTGCCACCTGTTCGGCATCGAGGTCCCGATCATCCTCGCCGGCATGGGCGGCGTGTCGATGGCGGCCCTGGTCGCCGCCGTGTCGAACGCCGGCGGCCTCGGCGTGATGGGCGCCGCGAACCTCTCGCCCGACGAGCTGCGCGCGGAGATCCGGAAGACGAAGGCGCTGACGCGCAAGCCCTTCGCGGTCGACCTCCTGGCGCCGCTCCCGCAGATGATCGTCCCCTATCTCCCGATCCTCTACGAGGAGGAGGTGAAGATCTTCGTCGCCGGCCTCGCGATCCCCGAGAAGCACGTGGCCGAGATGCACGCGCACGGCATCACGATCATGGTGATGACGGGCAAGGTGAAGCACGCGGTGCGCGCCGAGGCGGCGGGCGCCGACGTCGTCGCCGCGCAGGGGACCGAGGCCGGCGGCCACACGGGCGAGATCGGCACGCTCGCCCTCGTGCCCCAGGTGGTGGACGCGGTGAAGATCCCCGTCGTCGCGGCGGGCGGCATCGTCGACGGGCGCGGTGTCGTGGCGGCCCTCGCCCTCGGCGCCCAGGGCGCGATCATCGGCACGCGCTTCATCGCGACCCCCGAGGCCACGGCCGCGCAGAGCTACCGCGAGGCCCTGGTGCGCGCCGAGCAGGACGAGACGATCCGGACGCGCTGCTACTCCGGCAAGCCGCTGCGCTCGCTCAGGAACCGCTACATCGCGGAGCACGAGGCCGACCCGAGCAGGATCCGGCCGTTTCCCGAGCAGCTCATGATCTCTGCCCAGCGCCGCGTGATGGCGTACTGGGAAGCCGAGGCCGACCCCGAGCGGACGTGCTTTCCCGCCGGCCAGGGGGTCGGCGCCTTCCGCGAGATCAAGCCCGCGGGCGAGCTGCTGCACGAGATCGTCGCCCAGGCCGAGCACGTGCTCGCCGCCCTGCCGGCCTGAGGGCGCTCTCGGGGTTCTCCCGCGGTCGAGTGCGGGAAAGATGCAATTGACCGCGACGCGCCGTGCAGGGCACTTGCCATGCGGCCTGGCCGGGCATCGGTCACGGCAGATGAGAGGAGCGTCGCGCAGCGCCAACGATGAATGCTTGGGTGAAGTACGGGTGTCTTCTCCTCTGTTGTCTGCTCGCGCCCCAGGCTCTCGCCCAGTCGTGCACGACGCCGCTGGTCGAAGTCGGTCCGCTCGGCGCCGCAAACGGCTTCCCTCAGTACTACGTTGACGCGACGCGGCTCGCGCTCGAGCCTTGCCTCGATCCGGTCGGGTTCTGCCCTCCCCTGAACCTTCCCGATCCCACCGCGCCGGTAGTGTTCCCCGACAACTTCCCGACGGCGCTCTTCTACTGGCTGGCCGACGCCCGGCTCACGCTCCCGGGGGGAGGGCGCGCCCGTCTGACCCTGGCCGTCGAAGGCGGCTTCGTGCACGGCGTCGTGGTGCCGGGAGACCAGCTCGCCTTCGGACGCATGCGCGTACGGGCCGACGGCCTGGTCGCGGGCGCCACGTACACGTTCACCCATCCGTACGGCGTCGACGTCCTCCAGGCGGACGGCGCGGGTCGCGTCGACGTGTCGAACACCGTCGGCACACCCGGCTTCGCGGGCCCGCTCGGGAGCCGCGTCGGCCCCTTCCTCGTCTGGGACGCGTCTTCCCCGGCGCCCCCGCCTGGGTTCGTCGGCAATCCGCATGTCGACCACCGCGTCACGGGCAGCCCCTGCGGCACGAACCTCTTCCGGGTCGAGGGAGCAGGACTCCCCGGGGGCGGTATCCAGACCGACCTCTTCTCCGTCGCCGGGAAGACAATCGAGATCTGCGGCAACGGCTTCCTCGACGCGTTCGAGGAGTGCGACGACGGCAACCGGCTCGACGGCGACTGCTGCTCCGCCGCCTGCCTGACGGCCCCCCCCGGCACGGCCTGCCCGGCGGGGAGCGTCTGCAGCGACGCGGCCTGCGACGCGGCGGGCGTCTGCCGGTTCACGGGCTTCAACACGAAACCCTGCGACGACGGCGATGCGTGCACGGTGACCGACACCTGCCTGCTCGGCAGCTGTGCCGGGACGCCGCGAACGTGCGACGACGCCAACGTGTGCACGGCGGACTCCTGCGACCCGGCGACGGGCTGCGTGAATGCGCCCCGGCCCGGGCCCTGCGACGATCACAACGCCTGCACGACGGGCGACACCTGCGCGGGCGGGCAATGCGTGGGGACGCGGCGCAGCTGCGACGACAACAACGTCTGCACCGATGACTCGTGCAACCCGGCGACGGGCTGCGTGCACACGTCGAACACGGCCCCCTGCGACGACGGCAATGCGTGCACGACGGTCGACGTCTGCCAGGGCGGCACGTGCGCGGGCAGCGCGCCGCCGAGCTGTGACGACGGCAACGTCTGCACGGACGACTCGTGCAACCCGGCGACGGGCTGTGTGCACACGCCGAACACGGCCCCGTGCTCCGACTTCGACGCCTGCACGACCGGCGACGCCTGTTCGGGCGGCAGGTGTGTGGGCGGCGCCCCGCGCGGCTGCGACGATGGGAACCCGTGCACGGACGACTCCTGCAACCCGTTGACCGGGTGCATGCATACGCCGAACACCGCCCCGTGTGACGACCTCGACGCGTGCACGACCGGCGACACCTGCGCGGGCGGGAGGTGTGTCGGAACGCCACGGAGCTGCGACGACGGCAACCTCTGCACCGACGACGCCTGCCGGCCCGAGACGGGGTGCGTGCACACCGCCAACAGGGCCCCCTGCGACGATGCCAACGCCTGCACCACGCACGACACCTGCGCCGGCGGGCAGTGTGTGGGCGGTGCGCCGCTCGGCTGCGACGACGGCAACCTCTGCACCGACGACGCCTGCCGGCCCGAGACGGGGTGCGTGCACATTCCCAACACCGCCCCGTGCAATGACGGCAATGCGTGTACCACCGGCGACGCCTGCGCGGCCGGCTCGTGCACCGGCGCCCTGCTGAGCTGCGATGACGGCAATCCCTGCACCGACGACACGTGCGACTCGCGCACGGGCTGCGGGCACACGCTCAACACGGGCCCCTGCGACGACGGCGACGCCTGCACCACCGGCGACACCTGCGCGGATGGAACCTGCGCAGGCCACGGCCGCCTCGGCTGCGACGACGGCAATCCCTGCACCGACGATGCGTGCGACTCCCGCACGGGCTGCACGCACACGCCCATCGCCGGCCCCTGCGACGACGGCGACTTCTGCACGACCGGAGACGTGTGTGAGGCGGGCGCGTGCGTCGGCACGCCGTCGCCCCCGTGCCCCCTCGTGGCCAGCACGGTCGAGGCCGACGTCACGGTGAGTCTGGCCCGACCCACGAGCAACTCGGGCGCCTACCGGGTCCTGTCGGCCCGCGGCGGACGCTTCCCGAAGCAGGCCTTCCTGCGCCTGCACGTGGCCGGTGTCGGCAGCCGCCGGGTGTCGTCGGTGCGTTTGCGCCTGGTGGCGGGGCGCCGCAGCGACTCCGGCGGTCGCCTGCACCTGGTGCACGACTGCGAGTGGGGCGAGCGCACGACGACCTGGGACACCCAGCCGGCGATGGACGACACGGTGCTCGGCGAGGCGGGGCCCGTCGAACGCGGTCAGACGGTCGAGTTCGATCTGACGCGCGCGATCGACGGCGACGGCACCTATTGCCTGGCGCTCGAGAGCGGCTCGCGCGACCGGATCGACTACCGCTCCCGCGAGGCGCCCACGGGGCCGCCCGCGCTGATCGTCGAGACGGCCCCGTAAGACCCGCCCCGCGGCCGGGCGCTACCGCGAGGTCGCCCGGCGGTCGGGCGGCTCGACCTCCACGCCCGCCGCCGCCGCGGCGGGAGGTCGGTACTGCTCGCGGTAGATCTCGACGAACGAGAAGAGGATCGCGAGGATCACCGGTCCGAGGAAGACCCCGACGAAGCCGTAGACCTGAAGCCCGCCGAGGATCGCGAACAGCAGGAGGAAGGTCGGAAGGTTGGCCCGGCCGCTGATGAAGAGCGGCTTGATCCAGTTGTCGGCGGTGCTGACCGCGAGCACGCCCCAGATCGCCAGCCCCGTCGCGCGCCCGAGATGGCCGGTCACGGCGAGGTAGATCGCCGTTCCGCTCCACAGGAACGCAGGACCGGCGAGCGGCAGGAACGAGGCGAGACCCGTCAGGAAGCCGAGGAAGACGCTGAAGGAGAGCCCGCCGATCAGCCAGTAGCCGAGGCCGGCGAGCAGGCCCTGCGTGGCGGCGGTGACCACCATGCTCTGCACGACCGCCGTGAGGGTCGTGTAGAGACGCCGGAACACGGCCTCCTTGTGCGCCGGCTCCATGGGCAGGAGCTCCCGGAAGCG
Coding sequences within:
- a CDS encoding acetyl-CoA acetyltransferase: MPAESRRVLPVLVGGGQTIDRPEDPTAGREPLLLMEEAAQRAAEDAGGGARLLAAVDTVAVPTVVCHDYGDAAGLLAERLGCPGARRLNTTLGGNTPQALVNHLADEIAAGRIAVALIAGAEAWHTARALGRAGRRIPWTPPRPEDAPRWGDGRPGSSELEIRHGAAQPITTYPLFENAFRAARGLGLAAHRRELADFAARSAALAARNPYAWFRDSKSAGELGTVTPENRMIGFPYPKFMNAILDVNQGAAVVLAADDAARRLGVAEDRWVYPWAGVDVIEHWYLLDRVDYHSLPGVRRAGAALLESVGLTIERVAHLDLYSCFPIAPRLTAAMLGIPFDDPRPLTVTGGLPWFGGPGNNYTTHAIVALVERLRAARDAFGLVHANGWHLTKHALGIYGGTPSPRGWQRAGGPALQAWVDALPHPEVVVEATGRGTVEAYTIMHGRDGAPQQGTVIGRLAGGGRFVAVLPRDAALLEAMEQEEQVGRAGMVRREQGLNVFLPA
- a CDS encoding nitronate monooxygenase translates to MSARTLRTPICHLFGIEVPIILAGMGGVSMAALVAAVSNAGGLGVMGAANLSPDELRAEIRKTKALTRKPFAVDLLAPLPQMIVPYLPILYEEEVKIFVAGLAIPEKHVAEMHAHGITIMVMTGKVKHAVRAEAAGADVVAAQGTEAGGHTGEIGTLALVPQVVDAVKIPVVAAGGIVDGRGVVAALALGAQGAIIGTRFIATPEATAAQSYREALVRAEQDETIRTRCYSGKPLRSLRNRYIAEHEADPSRIRPFPEQLMISAQRRVMAYWEAEADPERTCFPAGQGVGAFREIKPAGELLHEIVAQAEHVLAALPA
- a CDS encoding DNRLRE domain-containing protein encodes the protein MKYGCLLLCCLLAPQALAQSCTTPLVEVGPLGAANGFPQYYVDATRLALEPCLDPVGFCPPLNLPDPTAPVVFPDNFPTALFYWLADARLTLPGGGRARLTLAVEGGFVHGVVVPGDQLAFGRMRVRADGLVAGATYTFTHPYGVDVLQADGAGRVDVSNTVGTPGFAGPLGSRVGPFLVWDASSPAPPPGFVGNPHVDHRVTGSPCGTNLFRVEGAGLPGGGIQTDLFSVAGKTIEICGNGFLDAFEECDDGNRLDGDCCSAACLTAPPGTACPAGSVCSDAACDAAGVCRFTGFNTKPCDDGDACTVTDTCLLGSCAGTPRTCDDANVCTADSCDPATGCVNAPRPGPCDDHNACTTGDTCAGGQCVGTRRSCDDNNVCTDDSCNPATGCVHTSNTAPCDDGNACTTVDVCQGGTCAGSAPPSCDDGNVCTDDSCNPATGCVHTPNTAPCSDFDACTTGDACSGGRCVGGAPRGCDDGNPCTDDSCNPLTGCMHTPNTAPCDDLDACTTGDTCAGGRCVGTPRSCDDGNLCTDDACRPETGCVHTANRAPCDDANACTTHDTCAGGQCVGGAPLGCDDGNLCTDDACRPETGCVHIPNTAPCNDGNACTTGDACAAGSCTGALLSCDDGNPCTDDTCDSRTGCGHTLNTGPCDDGDACTTGDTCADGTCAGHGRLGCDDGNPCTDDACDSRTGCTHTPIAGPCDDGDFCTTGDVCEAGACVGTPSPPCPLVASTVEADVTVSLARPTSNSGAYRVLSARGGRFPKQAFLRLHVAGVGSRRVSSVRLRLVAGRRSDSGGRLHLVHDCEWGERTTTWDTQPAMDDTVLGEAGPVERGQTVEFDLTRAIDGDGTYCLALESGSRDRIDYRSREAPTGPPALIVETAP